Proteins from one Sarcophilus harrisii chromosome 2, mSarHar1.11, whole genome shotgun sequence genomic window:
- the RPP25 gene encoding ribonuclease P protein subunit p25, translating into MENFKKVRTEEADTEAESLGPFADLAPGAVEMKVKEGSKIRNLLGFAAARMEQPATRTIVFSGCGRAVTKTVTCVEILKRRLAGLHQVTRLRYRSLREVWESRPPPPGCPGPSLSVHKNVPAVSILLSKDALDPGQPGYQPPEPRPDAQIWAPALAPAPPAAPGLKRGPGSPAAEERASKRLQGRERPGAEGEGSWDGAG; encoded by the coding sequence ATGGAGAACTTCAAGAAGGTGCGCACGGAAGAGGCGGACACTGAGGCGGAGAGCCTCGGGCCCTTCGCCGATCTGGCCCCCGGAGCCGTGGAGATGAAGGTGAAGGAGGGCAGTAAGATCCGCAACTTGCTGGGCTTCGCCGCGGCGCGCATGGAGCAGCCGGCCACTCGCACCATAGTGTTCAGCGGCTGTGGCCGCGCCGTCACCAAGACTGTCACCTGCGTGGAAATTCTCAAGCGGCGGCTGGCCGGCCTGCACCAGGTCACCCGGCTGCGCTACCGGAGCTTACGGGAGGTGTGGGAGAGCCGCCCGCCGCCCCCCGGCTGCCCGGGCCCCAGCCTCAGCGTGCACAAGAACGTGCCCGCCGTCTCCATTCTGCTCTCCAAGGACGCCCTGGACCCCGGGCAGCCCGGCTACCAGCCCCCAGAGCCCCGGCCCGACGCGCAGATCTGGGCGCCGGCGCTGGCGCCAGCGCCGCCTGCTGCCCCCGGACTGAAGAGGGGCCCCGGCTCGCCCGCGGCCGAGGAGAGGGCGAGTAAGAGGCTGCAGGGCCGCGAAAGGCCGGGTgcagagggggaggggagctGGGACGGAGCCGGCTGA